A genomic stretch from Schistosoma haematobium chromosome 4, whole genome shotgun sequence includes:
- the SFXN1_1 gene encoding Sideroflexin-1, variant 2 (EggNog:ENOG410V96J~COG:U) — protein sequence MSKLLLLTHPRQIILPCDEAATRSVICYLSRSRLPFHVDHILNADSCSPDHLLPVTILNGSIVTGYTSLCLRLSILKANKDINLNGSKLTSRSLRHSYLFWISDTLRNVMLYFTWFHESTYSNLTYERLKSSTPRLLTGFIAKRKRQQHLRFLESIGWDKMSTSDIVKDMEALCVSIVELLGNGPFLFERSTPGKVDALLYGHWTVFCEFSEYFVSLKPVLDKYPAISDLIKRVAEICDQPLSCK from the coding sequence ATGTCAAAGCTTCTTTTATTAACGCACCCACGCCAGATTATACTTCCTTGTGATGAAGCTGCAACTCGTTCTGTCATTTGCTATTTGTCTCGAAGTAGATTACCGTTCCATGTTGATCATATTTTAAACGCTGATTCATGTTCTCCTGATCACTTACTCCCTGTTACTATTCTTAATGGCTCTATTGTGACTGGTTACACTTCTTTGTGTCTGCGTTTGAGTATATTAAAAGCCAATAAGGATATTAATCTTAATGGTTCTAAACTTACTTCACGCAGTTTACGACATTCTTACTTATTTTGGATTTCTGATACATTACGGAATGTAATGCTTTATTTCACCTGGTTTCATGAATCTACCTATTCGAATTTGACTTACGAACGTCTTAAATCTTCTACACCGCGTTTGCTAACTGGATTTATTGCCAAACGAAAACGACAACAACATCTTCGTTTTTTGGAATCTATTGGTTGGGATAAAATGAGTACAAGTGATATCGTGAAAGATATGGAAGCACTTTGTGTCAGTATTGTTGAACTACTTGGTAATGGCCCATTTCTATTTGAACGTAGTACACCTGGGAAGGTTGATGCCCTTTTGTATGGACATTGGACTGTATTTTGCGAGTTTTCAGAATATTTCGTTTCACTAAAACCTGTTTTAGATAAATATCCCGCTATCAGCGATCTTATCAAGCGTGTTGCTGAAATATGTGATCAACCGCTTagttgtaaataa